Proteins encoded within one genomic window of Legionella sp. PC997:
- the parE gene encoding DNA topoisomerase IV subunit B, with protein sequence MSENYTAQAIEVLSGLEPVQRRPGMYTDTTRPNHLAQEVIDNSVDEVLAGFATHIRVTLHEDGSIEVEDDGRGMPVDLHPQLGLSGVEVIMTRLHAGGKFSDKNYSFSGGLHGVGVSVVNALSDRLDVTIKRNGIVYQMSFANGDKLCELNETGLTKKRDTGTIIRFWPNPKYFDTTRISVKHLTHVLRAKAVLCTGLSMTFINKATNEEMHWCFEQGLIDYLNQSLPDGDFLPEEPFIGEFKSDEATVDWALVWSNGSISGFSESYVNLIPTIQGGTHVNGLRSGLFDAMAEFCELRNLLPRGIKLTADDLWEPCQYVLSVKMKEPQFAGQTKERLSSRQISAFVSNVVKDAFALWLNQHRNQGEAIASLAIDRAQKRLRQAKQVARKRVSQGPALPGKLADCLLTDLSQAELFLVEGDSAGGSAKQARNKDFQAILPLRGKILNSWEVDSSQVLASQEIHDISVAIGVDPGSSDLSGLRYGKLCILADADSDGAHIATLICALFLRHFKPLVQAGHVFVAMPPLYRIDAGKDVYYALDDEEKTRILNHLTQTSRAKPNVQRFKGLGEMNPIQLRETTMDPNTRRLVQLTMDDEEGAEAIMDMMLNKKRAGDRKVWLETKGNLAEV encoded by the coding sequence ATGTCAGAAAACTATACTGCCCAAGCAATTGAAGTCCTAAGTGGACTGGAACCTGTTCAACGACGCCCCGGCATGTATACCGATACGACGCGTCCAAACCACTTAGCTCAAGAAGTGATTGATAACAGTGTGGATGAAGTACTGGCTGGTTTTGCAACTCATATCCGAGTAACACTTCATGAAGATGGTTCTATTGAAGTGGAAGATGATGGGCGGGGCATGCCTGTGGATTTACATCCACAGTTAGGGTTAAGTGGTGTCGAAGTCATTATGACTCGATTACATGCCGGCGGTAAATTTTCTGATAAAAATTACAGTTTTTCAGGTGGATTACATGGAGTGGGTGTTTCCGTGGTAAATGCTCTTTCTGACCGTCTTGATGTGACCATAAAACGTAATGGAATTGTGTACCAAATGTCTTTTGCCAATGGCGATAAACTATGCGAGTTAAATGAAACAGGTCTCACTAAAAAAAGAGACACCGGTACAATTATCCGTTTTTGGCCAAACCCAAAGTATTTTGATACAACTCGTATCTCCGTAAAACACTTAACCCATGTGTTGCGTGCTAAAGCCGTACTCTGTACGGGTTTGTCTATGACTTTTATTAATAAGGCAACTAATGAAGAAATGCATTGGTGCTTTGAACAAGGTCTTATTGATTATTTAAATCAGTCATTGCCTGATGGAGATTTTTTACCTGAAGAACCCTTCATAGGTGAATTCAAAAGTGATGAAGCAACGGTGGACTGGGCCTTGGTTTGGTCGAATGGCTCAATTAGTGGTTTTAGTGAAAGTTATGTAAATTTAATTCCAACCATTCAAGGTGGAACCCACGTTAATGGTCTACGCTCCGGATTATTTGATGCTATGGCAGAATTTTGTGAGCTAAGAAATTTACTTCCAAGAGGAATAAAGCTTACAGCAGATGACCTGTGGGAGCCCTGCCAGTATGTATTATCGGTTAAAATGAAAGAGCCACAATTTGCAGGTCAAACCAAAGAACGCCTAAGTTCCCGTCAAATTTCTGCTTTTGTTAGTAATGTCGTTAAAGACGCTTTTGCACTATGGCTCAATCAACATCGGAACCAAGGTGAAGCAATCGCCTCTTTGGCCATCGATCGCGCACAAAAACGTTTAAGACAAGCAAAACAAGTAGCACGTAAACGAGTGAGTCAGGGTCCCGCCCTTCCAGGTAAGTTAGCGGATTGTTTGCTTACTGATCTCAGCCAAGCTGAATTATTTTTAGTGGAAGGTGATTCCGCGGGCGGTTCAGCAAAACAAGCCCGAAATAAAGATTTCCAAGCAATTTTACCGTTACGCGGAAAAATTCTTAATTCATGGGAGGTTGATTCATCCCAAGTTTTAGCATCTCAGGAAATTCATGATATTTCTGTTGCTATAGGAGTGGATCCTGGCTCTTCTGATCTAAGCGGGCTTCGTTACGGTAAATTATGTATTCTCGCAGATGCAGATTCAGATGGAGCCCATATTGCTACTTTAATTTGCGCTTTATTTTTACGCCACTTTAAACCCTTAGTCCAAGCTGGGCATGTGTTCGTTGCAATGCCCCCACTTTATCGAATCGATGCAGGTAAAGATGTTTATTATGCACTGGATGATGAAGAAAAAACTCGGATTCTCAACCACCTGACACAAACATCTCGCGCCAAACCGAATGTCCAACGGTTTAAAGGTTTGGGTGAAATGAATCCCATCCAACTACGTGAAACGACGATGGATCCCAATACCCGACGCTTGGTTCAACTCACTATGGACGATGAGGAAGGAGCTGAAGCCATTATGGATATGATGTTAAATAAAAAAAGGGCAGGCGATAGAAAGGTTTGGTTAGAAACTAAAGGAAACTTAGCTGAAGTTTAA